The following are encoded together in the Magnetospirillum gryphiswaldense MSR-1 v2 genome:
- a CDS encoding ABC transporter ATP-binding protein, which yields MTEFGGRRLWIGILLAVISATLEGVGLVLLLPMLAAVGATGSESITPLLSRLSDDLGLTGLLVLWTLVVLALAGFSARREMTMNRLNQHFIGHLRQRLHLALLGMEWSAFQQLRSADAVATLTGGAVRVGQGATFIIQLITLTLLVVVHVSVAAFLSLNVTLLAAAIGIGVVAVQAPQLRHMMRRGRGVEKDLRNIHATITEHLTMMKHAKSHNAEATFAKAFGLEVNALATAIAVVANKQINVRFRQKILAAVILALVVWIAITKFDITGAPLLLLIAVFARLLPTIGQTLYAALRVVEALPAYGEIQTLLRHCAQNAATPAMAGTPIPTGMLRLQGVSYTWPGRTQPALAGIDLDIPTNRTTALIGPSGAGKSTLADLCLGLLSPSHGSVSVGGIALTGPHAPAWRQRVAIVSQDVVMFHDTVRRNLSWANPDASEAELWQVLTLAAADTMVRNLPQGLDSVLGDRGTRLSGGERQRLALARALLRQPVFLVLDEATSHLDHEHEQLIQEALHRLHGRITVLVIAHRLGTIRHADAIAVIDNGRLREYGTWDELNASGGFVAAARLDVQGDLIIG from the coding sequence ATGACCGAGTTCGGGGGGCGGCGCCTGTGGATCGGCATTCTTCTGGCCGTCATCAGCGCCACCCTCGAAGGCGTCGGCCTAGTTTTACTGTTGCCTATGTTGGCCGCCGTCGGCGCCACCGGATCTGAAAGCATCACCCCATTGCTGTCCCGATTGTCGGATGATCTGGGCCTGACCGGCTTGCTGGTGCTTTGGACACTCGTCGTGCTGGCCCTGGCCGGATTCTCGGCCAGGCGCGAAATGACCATGAACCGACTTAATCAGCATTTTATCGGCCATCTGCGCCAACGCTTGCACCTGGCATTGCTGGGCATGGAATGGAGCGCCTTTCAACAATTACGCTCTGCCGATGCCGTCGCTACCTTGACCGGGGGGGCAGTTCGTGTCGGCCAGGGCGCCACCTTTATCATCCAATTGATCACCCTGACGCTATTGGTCGTCGTCCATGTGTCCGTCGCCGCGTTCCTGTCCCTCAACGTCACCTTGCTCGCCGCCGCCATCGGCATAGGCGTCGTTGCTGTTCAAGCCCCACAACTGCGTCACATGATGCGGCGTGGTCGCGGTGTGGAAAAAGATTTGCGCAACATCCACGCGACCATCACTGAACATCTAACCATGATGAAACATGCGAAAAGCCACAATGCCGAAGCCACCTTCGCCAAAGCCTTTGGTCTCGAAGTTAATGCCTTGGCCACCGCCATCGCGGTCGTCGCCAACAAGCAAATTAACGTCCGGTTTCGCCAAAAAATCTTGGCGGCGGTGATCCTGGCACTGGTGGTGTGGATCGCGATCACCAAATTTGACATTACCGGCGCCCCCTTACTGCTGTTGATCGCGGTGTTCGCCCGCCTGCTGCCGACCATCGGCCAAACCCTGTACGCAGCCTTGCGCGTCGTCGAAGCCCTGCCCGCCTATGGCGAAATCCAAACCTTGTTGCGCCATTGCGCCCAGAACGCAGCCACTCCGGCAATGGCTGGAACACCCATTCCGACCGGCATGCTGCGCCTACAAGGGGTCAGCTATACTTGGCCGGGACGAACCCAACCAGCCTTGGCCGGGATTGATCTGGACATTCCCACCAACCGCACCACGGCGTTGATTGGCCCATCGGGGGCTGGAAAATCGACTTTGGCCGATCTTTGCCTGGGGCTGCTGTCCCCTTCGCACGGAAGCGTCAGTGTGGGCGGAATCGCCTTGACCGGTCCGCACGCGCCGGCATGGCGTCAGCGCGTCGCCATCGTGTCCCAAGATGTGGTGATGTTCCACGACACCGTCCGACGCAATTTGTCCTGGGCCAACCCCGATGCCAGCGAGGCCGAGTTGTGGCAGGTTTTGACCTTGGCCGCCGCTGACACCATGGTACGCAACCTGCCCCAGGGTCTGGACAGCGTCCTTGGCGATCGTGGCACCCGCTTGTCAGGGGGGGAGCGCCAACGGTTGGCCCTGGCCCGCGCCTTGCTGCGTCAACCGGTCTTTTTAGTGCTGGACGAAGCCACCAGCCACCTGGACCACGAACACGAACAGCTGATTCAAGAAGCCCTGCACCGCCTGCACGGTCGCATAACCGTGTTGGTCATCGCCCATCGCCTGGGCACGATCCGCCACGCCGATGCCATCGCCGTCATCGATAATGGCCGGTTGCGTGAATATGGCACTTGGGACGAACTGAACGCATCCGGCGGCTTTGTCGCCGCTGCACGTCTTGATGTGCAAGGGGATTTGATCATTGGCTAA
- a CDS encoding metallophosphoesterase family protein translates to MPAQTPLYAIGDIHGQIDQLRQAIAWIVGRAAAQTEQNLKPKVVFLGDYVDRGEDSRAVLNCLIGLEAEFPSIQWIFLAGNHEAAMLGFLDNPLEHIAWLGFGGAETLLNYGVRPPVGVGGRAIQKTRDQLLQALPDTHLRFLQQLRHSHQCGDYLFVHAGLRPGVPLERQAPEDMLWIRDEFMNTPHWYGKCVVHGHTIETAPALHPWRIGIDSGAYCGGPLSCLVLTGNHREVIGFS, encoded by the coding sequence GTGCCGGCCCAGACCCCCCTTTACGCAATTGGCGACATTCACGGCCAGATCGATCAGTTGCGTCAGGCAATCGCGTGGATCGTGGGTCGTGCCGCCGCCCAGACCGAGCAAAACCTGAAGCCAAAGGTTGTGTTTTTAGGCGATTACGTTGATCGCGGCGAGGACAGCCGGGCCGTGCTTAATTGTCTAATCGGACTAGAAGCCGAGTTCCCCTCGATCCAATGGATATTCCTGGCCGGCAATCATGAAGCGGCCATGCTGGGCTTTCTTGACAATCCGCTCGAGCACATCGCCTGGCTCGGTTTCGGCGGAGCTGAAACCTTGCTCAATTACGGCGTCCGCCCCCCGGTCGGTGTGGGCGGGCGGGCGATCCAAAAGACCCGCGACCAATTGCTCCAAGCCCTGCCCGATACGCATTTACGCTTCTTGCAGCAACTACGTCACAGCCACCAATGCGGCGATTATCTTTTCGTCCATGCCGGCTTGCGTCCGGGCGTACCGCTGGAACGCCAAGCACCAGAAGATATGCTGTGGATCCGCGACGAGTTCATGAACACGCCCCATTGGTACGGGAAATGCGTGGTCCATGGCCACACCATCGAGACTGCGCCGGCACTGCATCCATGGCGCATCGGCATCGATAGCGGCGCCTATTGCGGTGGGCCGCTCAGTTGCCTGGTCCTAACCGGCAACCATCGGGAAGTCATTGGATTCTCATGA
- a CDS encoding polysaccharide biosynthesis/export family protein, producing MRYFASIAFVLMALAGCARHPLPDVMAPSSIGDFTEGYVLEPGNRIRVIVFNEQNLSGEFQIDSAGNLSMPLIGTVRATGVTAHTLVGRIEEVLTRSSYMRNPKVAVEVLSYRPFYVLGEVKLPGEFSYLAGMTVLSAVARAGGYDYRARENEVILVRIIDGKEQQFRAIERTPILPGDIIRVTERYF from the coding sequence ATGCGTTATTTTGCATCTATTGCGTTTGTGCTGATGGCTTTGGCCGGATGCGCCCGCCACCCATTGCCCGATGTCATGGCGCCGAGTTCCATCGGCGACTTCACCGAGGGATATGTGCTTGAACCGGGCAACCGGATCCGGGTCATTGTCTTCAACGAGCAGAACTTGTCCGGCGAGTTTCAGATCGATTCAGCCGGCAATCTTAGCATGCCGCTGATTGGCACGGTCCGCGCAACCGGGGTCACCGCGCATACTCTGGTGGGGCGGATCGAAGAGGTTCTGACCCGCAGCAGCTATATGCGCAATCCCAAGGTGGCGGTCGAGGTGCTGAGCTATCGTCCCTTTTATGTCTTGGGAGAGGTCAAGCTGCCGGGTGAGTTTTCGTATCTGGCTGGCATGACGGTGCTGTCTGCCGTGGCCCGCGCCGGCGGTTATGATTATCGCGCCCGCGAGAACGAGGTCATCCTGGTGCGCATCATCGATGGCAAAGAACAGCAGTTCCGCGCCATCGAGCGCACGCCCATCCTGCCTGGGGATATCATTCGTGTCACCGAACGCTATTTCTGA
- a CDS encoding NAD-dependent epimerase/dehydratase family protein, with protein MLRQHQPVVVVDDLSVGRPMPAQTDGLICYQADIRDRQAMIAIMECHRPASLVHLAAIHHIPTCERDPFHATDVNVMGFQSVLDACAKTGCRHVVLASSGAVYDWHDGPLAENAALAPQDVYAASKAANEHQLAAWAKAGRGAGIIARMFNVIGPNDPNGHLIPDLLRRMDAAPGGPLTLRMGNLDRRRDFVDVNDMAAGLACLVGRHSTDIDVYNLCSGREYSASDIALRLAAHRGAQVELFSDPALCRVMDRTSQLGDPGKSFRDFGWRADRDLDDSIAAIVRTWTAN; from the coding sequence TTGCTGCGTCAACACCAGCCGGTGGTGGTGGTTGACGATCTGTCGGTCGGGCGGCCGATGCCGGCTCAAACCGATGGTTTGATCTGTTATCAGGCAGATATCAGAGATCGCCAAGCGATGATCGCCATCATGGAGTGCCATCGTCCGGCAAGTCTGGTTCACCTGGCTGCGATCCACCACATCCCCACCTGCGAGCGCGATCCGTTTCACGCCACCGATGTCAATGTGATGGGATTCCAATCGGTTTTGGACGCCTGCGCGAAGACGGGGTGCCGCCATGTCGTACTGGCTTCGAGCGGCGCGGTGTATGATTGGCATGACGGCCCATTGGCGGAAAATGCCGCCTTGGCGCCCCAGGATGTCTATGCCGCGTCAAAGGCGGCCAATGAACATCAATTGGCCGCTTGGGCAAAGGCCGGACGGGGGGCGGGAATTATCGCCCGCATGTTCAATGTCATCGGCCCCAATGACCCCAACGGTCACCTTATCCCCGATTTGTTGCGGCGGATGGATGCCGCCCCCGGCGGGCCTTTGACCTTGCGCATGGGCAATCTGGATCGTCGGCGTGATTTCGTCGATGTGAACGATATGGCGGCGGGGCTTGCTTGCCTGGTGGGACGGCACAGCACGGACATCGACGTCTACAATTTGTGTAGTGGCCGTGAATATTCCGCCAGCGATATCGCCTTGCGGCTGGCCGCTCATCGGGGGGCGCAGGTCGAGTTGTTCAGCGATCCGGCTTTGTGTCGGGTGATGGATCGAACCAGCCAATTGGGTGATCCGGGGAAAAGTTTTCGCGACTTTGGGTGGCGTGCCGACCGTGATCTTGACGACAGCATTGCTGCGATCGTGCGGACATGGACAGCAAACTAG
- a CDS encoding right-handed parallel beta-helix repeat-containing protein: protein MGGRSQQLSSSPQGQEGFALYLRCALRAISILNCRFQHFGDGRSGGGGVILGPRPEAEGQGLESLRIEDCVFADNGNVPGLYIAACQAPGCNCRGISVNNNSFAGSVGSTKVQNCIYILGGGAQSLLRHVMISGNRFELDTRIDVAIELNWVDTFTLSGNMLHFQAVMPGSSGILIRDGCANGAIVGNVIVSDRADNDLRGILVLNFQHPGTITNLVISDNVVSGVIGAIGVDRGSTGVVVANNRISGSNAQASVGIRIVDASGVLVNGNIISAMTQAMAMGMGDRPASGLRNIVVEHNRFDRCGGDGQALIAAIVPLSGWAAKELLIRDNTAVDSVAGSRQIDPVFFCRRW, encoded by the coding sequence TTGGGTGGGCGCAGCCAGCAATTAAGCTCTTCTCCGCAAGGGCAGGAAGGTTTTGCCTTGTATCTGCGCTGCGCCTTGCGCGCGATCAGCATCCTTAATTGCCGTTTTCAGCATTTCGGTGACGGTCGTAGCGGCGGCGGTGGCGTCATCCTTGGTCCACGTCCTGAAGCGGAAGGCCAAGGACTGGAAAGTCTGCGGATCGAGGACTGCGTTTTCGCCGATAACGGCAATGTGCCGGGCCTTTACATCGCCGCTTGCCAGGCACCGGGGTGCAATTGCAGGGGCATCTCGGTTAACAACAACAGCTTTGCCGGCAGTGTCGGCTCGACCAAGGTGCAAAACTGCATCTATATCCTGGGGGGCGGGGCGCAAAGCCTGCTCCGGCATGTTATGATCAGTGGCAATCGCTTTGAACTCGACACCCGAATCGATGTCGCCATTGAGCTTAACTGGGTTGATACCTTCACCCTCTCCGGCAATATGCTGCACTTTCAGGCGGTGATGCCGGGGAGTTCGGGGATTTTGATCCGCGATGGCTGCGCCAATGGGGCGATTGTCGGCAACGTCATCGTCAGCGATCGTGCCGACAATGATTTGCGCGGCATTCTGGTGCTGAACTTCCAGCATCCGGGTACCATCACTAATCTGGTCATCTCCGACAATGTGGTGTCCGGCGTGATCGGGGCCATCGGCGTGGATCGGGGCTCGACCGGTGTGGTGGTTGCCAACAACCGCATTTCCGGCAGCAATGCGCAGGCGAGCGTGGGCATCCGGATCGTCGATGCGTCGGGGGTTCTGGTCAACGGTAACATAATTTCGGCTATGACCCAGGCGATGGCGATGGGGATGGGCGATCGTCCGGCCTCGGGGCTGCGCAACATCGTGGTCGAACACAATCGCTTTGACCGGTGCGGCGGTGACGGGCAGGCTTTGATTGCTGCCATTGTCCCGCTATCGGGTTGGGCTGCGAAGGAATTGCTGATCCGCGACAACACGGCGGTGGACAGCGTCGCGGGCAGTCGACAGATCGATCCGGTTTTTTTTTGCCGGCGATGGTGA
- a CDS encoding WecB/TagA/CpsF family glycosyltransferase: protein MRRFYAKDYRRLYPFENCTRPDEAFLHAIRCREIGLRRARALALAVTQGGQVLEIGSGHGGFLGRLHALRPDLALTAVEPDGEHRHLAVDGAPVRFLNWGDLPDCASFDLIVLFHTLEHMLDPVADLGFLAQLLSPAGRLVIEVPETRVDAVSAADIHPAHVTCFTVNSLRRAVLAAGLKPFALPLAKAAALPACLWVEAGRQGVEKWDTVPPDGPAVAPPRQSWLRRGLGQGARVLLPEAWRGRLSRWRHGPVLDRSLSEPGGRVFCWGIAFDLDWTMGALLRQAVKAMAERKPFRVADINVAKLIGLRADPAFRLAVLGADAAVVDGMGVLWGLRYLGLPARQRISGVDLLDQVAALCAERGWRPYIVGARADVLARAVERLHRRHPGLHLAGWRDGYFPPAQDEQVAADLASFGADCLIAALPYPRQDLFLAKVHAASAIPFAFGVGGSLDVLAGDRRRAPAWMQAAGLEWLFRLIQEPLRLGPRYVSCNSRFLVAVLSQWVVQRLAGR, encoded by the coding sequence ATGCGCCGCTTTTACGCAAAGGACTATCGTCGGCTTTATCCATTTGAGAACTGCACTCGTCCGGATGAAGCGTTTCTTCACGCCATCCGTTGCCGGGAAATCGGGCTTCGCCGGGCTCGGGCGCTGGCATTAGCCGTGACGCAAGGCGGTCAGGTGCTGGAAATCGGCAGTGGGCATGGCGGCTTTCTCGGGCGATTGCATGCTTTGCGCCCAGACTTGGCGTTGACCGCGGTCGAGCCAGATGGCGAGCATCGCCATCTGGCCGTGGATGGTGCGCCGGTCAGGTTCCTGAATTGGGGCGATTTGCCTGATTGCGCATCCTTTGATCTGATCGTTTTGTTCCACACCCTGGAACATATGCTTGATCCGGTTGCCGATCTCGGGTTCTTGGCCCAATTGCTGTCCCCGGCGGGGCGATTGGTGATTGAAGTTCCCGAAACCCGTGTCGATGCCGTGAGTGCCGCCGACATTCATCCAGCCCATGTCACCTGCTTTACCGTGAACAGTCTGCGTCGGGCCGTCCTGGCGGCGGGGTTGAAGCCGTTTGCGCTCCCCCTGGCCAAAGCGGCTGCGTTGCCGGCCTGTCTGTGGGTGGAAGCGGGGCGGCAGGGAGTGGAAAAGTGGGACACGGTTCCCCCCGACGGGCCGGCTGTGGCGCCGCCGCGGCAAAGTTGGCTGCGACGGGGATTGGGGCAAGGTGCCAGGGTGCTGCTGCCGGAGGCGTGGCGGGGCCGGCTGTCGCGCTGGCGTCATGGCCCGGTGCTGGACAGAAGCTTGAGCGAACCCGGCGGGCGGGTGTTTTGCTGGGGGATCGCGTTCGATCTCGACTGGACCATGGGGGCTTTGCTGCGGCAGGCGGTGAAGGCAATGGCCGAGCGAAAGCCGTTTCGGGTGGCGGACATCAATGTGGCCAAGCTGATCGGGTTACGGGCCGATCCGGCATTCCGCTTGGCCGTGCTCGGCGCCGATGCCGCCGTTGTCGATGGCATGGGGGTCCTGTGGGGCTTGCGATATCTGGGGCTGCCGGCCAGGCAGCGGATTTCAGGTGTGGATTTGTTGGATCAGGTGGCTGCGTTGTGCGCCGAACGGGGGTGGCGCCCCTATATCGTCGGGGCCAGGGCCGATGTCCTGGCGCGGGCGGTGGAACGCTTGCATCGGCGCCATCCGGGTTTGCATCTGGCGGGCTGGCGCGACGGCTATTTCCCCCCCGCCCAAGACGAGCAGGTGGCGGCGGATTTGGCCTCGTTCGGGGCGGATTGCCTGATCGCCGCCTTGCCCTATCCGCGTCAGGATTTATTTCTGGCCAAGGTGCACGCCGCAAGCGCCATCCCCTTTGCCTTCGGTGTCGGAGGCTCTTTGGACGTTTTGGCGGGTGACCGCCGTCGGGCTCCGGCCTGGATGCAAGCCGCCGGGCTGGAATGGTTGTTTCGCTTGATACAAGAGCCGCTGCGGCTGGGGCCGCGTTATGTGTCTTGCAACAGCCGCTTTTTAGTCGCGGTGCTGTCCCAATGGGTCGTCCAGCGACTGGCTGGGCGGTGA
- a CDS encoding sugar transferase, producing MLDLLATRLGLIVACGYGAFSIRHQTLLMPEPYWHTLLAAVGLYGLSELLVPSPKGWLPIRRGMDAGLRLGLIALILSTTAFALKISDQYSRLWAIYWALSSWVTLFGLALAAIRHSQMPRRLILVGEPKVTEQAQADYATQSGMDILCLHPSELLDWLDRRNATGVPLDGEKILLIGHVPEPAQRTALILALHGSPVALRYCPDLDDFLAGGGRGTLPLVPAPGPAQDLIKRLEDIFFTSLALMLCAPLMGIIALLVWRSGPGPILFHQRRLGLGGRAFTIYKFRTMVPMASDQAEAPQVENHDARVTGIGRVLRHWGLDELPQLLNVLRGDMSLVGPRPHAFPHDMTWGSKLPQYAQRFRMRPGITGLAQIRGWRGHVESDVAIATRLELDIQYIRTWSLGLDLRILAETIPSLIRNAPPSASPPSQSLDDPLGQHRD from the coding sequence GTGCTTGACCTCTTGGCGACGCGACTGGGCCTCATCGTGGCCTGCGGCTATGGCGCATTTTCCATCCGCCACCAAACGCTGCTCATGCCCGAACCTTATTGGCACACGCTGTTGGCAGCCGTCGGCCTCTATGGCCTGAGCGAGCTGCTTGTTCCCAGCCCCAAGGGCTGGCTGCCGATTCGGCGCGGGATGGATGCTGGCCTGCGCTTGGGACTAATCGCCCTGATTCTAAGCACCACTGCCTTTGCCTTGAAAATATCGGACCAATATTCTCGCCTGTGGGCGATCTATTGGGCGCTGTCGAGCTGGGTGACGCTTTTCGGCCTTGCCCTTGCTGCCATCCGCCATTCGCAAATGCCGCGCCGCCTGATCCTGGTGGGCGAGCCCAAGGTGACCGAACAAGCGCAGGCGGATTACGCCACCCAATCGGGCATGGACATATTGTGCCTGCATCCGTCCGAGCTACTCGACTGGCTGGACCGGCGCAATGCGACCGGCGTCCCCCTGGACGGCGAAAAAATCTTGCTGATCGGGCATGTGCCCGAACCGGCGCAGCGTACAGCCCTGATCCTGGCCCTGCATGGTAGCCCCGTCGCCTTGCGCTATTGCCCCGACCTCGACGATTTCCTGGCCGGGGGGGGGCGCGGGACGCTGCCTTTAGTGCCGGCACCGGGACCGGCGCAAGACTTGATCAAGCGCCTGGAGGACATTTTTTTCACCTCCTTGGCCCTGATGCTCTGCGCTCCGCTGATGGGAATCATCGCCCTTCTGGTCTGGCGCTCCGGGCCGGGGCCAATCTTGTTTCACCAGCGCCGCCTGGGTTTGGGCGGACGCGCCTTCACCATCTACAAATTCCGCACCATGGTGCCAATGGCGTCAGACCAGGCCGAGGCCCCGCAGGTGGAAAACCACGATGCCCGCGTCACCGGTATCGGCCGAGTCCTGCGCCATTGGGGCCTGGACGAATTGCCGCAATTGTTGAACGTCTTGCGCGGCGACATGTCGCTTGTCGGGCCCCGTCCACATGCTTTTCCCCATGACATGACATGGGGATCAAAGCTGCCGCAATACGCGCAACGCTTCCGCATGCGCCCGGGCATCACCGGTTTGGCCCAGATTCGCGGCTGGCGCGGTCACGTCGAAAGCGACGTCGCCATCGCCACGCGATTGGAACTGGATATCCAGTACATCCGCACATGGTCGCTCGGCCTGGATTTGCGCATTCTGGCCGAGACCATTCCGTCGCTTATCCGCAACGCCCCGCCATCGGCTTCACCGCCCAGCCAGTCGCTGGACGACCCATTGGGACAGCACCGCGACTAA
- a CDS encoding TylF/MycF/NovP-related O-methyltransferase, translated as MGHFLDFLKLQYRRLRIGASMHRNDALGALHRAWGYVHATQMVGDYYEFGVYRGASLINSRLSQQHFRRHLERSRDLPFLRQGTVTLFLEHSPTFYGFDTFAGMPDNAEGEDSLAPGSFKADFDAVLRRCRHVGLGPPALQLFPGLFSQTSHNIGPHPAAIVHVDCDLFASAADALSAIAPRLTQGTILLFDDYNLFRADNCQGERRALAEFLRTHDITVEPWFAYGPASQAFICHHVVS; from the coding sequence ATGGGCCATTTTCTCGACTTCCTTAAATTGCAGTACCGGCGCCTGCGTATTGGCGCCAGCATGCATCGCAACGACGCGCTCGGCGCCCTGCACCGGGCCTGGGGCTATGTTCACGCCACTCAAATGGTGGGCGATTATTACGAATTCGGGGTGTACCGCGGTGCATCCTTGATAAACAGCCGATTGTCGCAACAACATTTCCGCCGCCATCTGGAACGCTCCCGCGACTTGCCATTTCTGCGTCAGGGCACGGTCACCCTGTTTCTCGAACACAGCCCGACCTTTTACGGCTTTGATACCTTCGCCGGCATGCCCGATAATGCCGAGGGTGAGGACAGCCTGGCCCCCGGTTCCTTCAAGGCCGATTTTGACGCCGTGCTGCGCCGCTGCCGCCATGTCGGCCTGGGCCCGCCGGCATTGCAGCTTTTCCCCGGCCTGTTTTCCCAGACCAGCCACAATATCGGCCCCCACCCGGCAGCCATCGTCCACGTCGATTGCGACTTGTTCGCCTCGGCGGCTGACGCCTTGAGCGCCATTGCGCCGCGACTGACGCAAGGAACGATTTTGCTTTTTGATGATTACAACCTGTTTCGCGCCGATAATTGTCAGGGCGAAAGGCGGGCTTTGGCTGAATTTCTCCGCACTCATGACATCACGGTCGAACCCTGGTTCGCTTACGGCCCCGCTTCTCAGGCCTTTATCTGCCATCACGTTGTGTCATAA
- a CDS encoding class I SAM-dependent methyltransferase yields the protein MNPPTSYNQGYYNDAFGCFDDLVFRRRWARACALMGGYSGLSCDAALEFGAGLGQNLAEIQAAEKWAVDINHTSAQACRSQGFEWRDSLDGIPADHFDVILAHHSLEHVPDPHAILLQLRDKTKADGRLFIAVPVEDGAVPKDVDGFDLQRHLYSWTPNTLKNLCLISGWRPLWIRRRCGRGLHRTLVLAERAPRLFLALRDGADRYLPRSTGEIVVCCRPE from the coding sequence ATGAATCCCCCCACTTCCTACAATCAGGGCTATTACAATGATGCCTTTGGCTGTTTCGACGATCTCGTTTTTCGTCGGCGCTGGGCTCGTGCCTGTGCTTTGATGGGCGGCTATAGCGGTTTGTCCTGTGATGCGGCGCTGGAGTTCGGTGCTGGACTTGGGCAAAATCTGGCGGAGATACAGGCCGCCGAGAAGTGGGCCGTTGACATCAACCATACCTCGGCACAAGCCTGCCGATCCCAGGGCTTCGAATGGCGTGACTCCCTTGACGGAATCCCTGCCGATCATTTCGACGTGATCCTGGCGCATCACAGCCTGGAGCACGTCCCTGATCCCCATGCAATCTTACTTCAGCTTCGCGATAAGACGAAGGCCGATGGGCGTCTGTTTATTGCGGTCCCCGTCGAAGACGGCGCCGTCCCTAAGGATGTGGATGGGTTCGATTTGCAGCGCCACCTTTATTCGTGGACACCAAACACCCTGAAAAATCTTTGCTTGATCAGTGGCTGGCGGCCGCTGTGGATCAGGCGCCGATGTGGACGCGGATTGCACCGGACTCTTGTTCTGGCGGAGCGCGCTCCCCGGCTGTTCTTGGCCTTACGGGATGGAGCGGATCGTTATCTCCCCCGGTCGACGGGCGAGATTGTCGTTTGTTGTCGACCCGAATAG
- a CDS encoding outer membrane beta-barrel protein gives MMVLCNFWFASLAFGISQVAHGCRMMLLPSGRGLEGLEVMKSARGMAVGVLVLVGGLSGPALGQSASEADQKAVGQKSESVRKQKEGLLPPKEALEQKDTDIAPDAYQPKGVDLGAFLLMPKMELDVARNSNIYATNYDAKHDIISTYRPELALNSRFDRHAINALARVERKEFVTFDKESVTNGLAQLSGRYDVTDRDALNASLTYTHDHEDRGSFDDAGGLRPTEFHYLTLNGSGAFSIGNLTSSLGVTAVKRDWEDTRTSTGITPSHFRNRNELDVTLRESYEFIPGYSWVNEGTLLWRAYQHDADQFGIGRDSSGLRLGTGIGLDISELVRGDFLAGYMRQNYKDERLSDPSGYYVKARLNWSPSKLTTIIPTLERSIEETTANNVSALIRTAVSVTVRHELQRNLILGSTLSYSRDEQKGGNLEADTYEGVVRATYLFNRNLYSSLELGEKHKLTNVDGSGFNQTTAMLRLGLQY, from the coding sequence ATGATGGTGCTTTGCAATTTCTGGTTTGCCTCTTTAGCCTTTGGGATTTCCCAAGTGGCGCATGGTTGTCGGATGATGTTGTTGCCAAGTGGTCGTGGGCTAGAAGGGTTAGAAGTGATGAAGTCCGCACGTGGTATGGCTGTCGGTGTGTTGGTCTTGGTTGGGGGCTTGAGTGGCCCAGCATTGGGACAAAGCGCGTCCGAGGCGGATCAAAAGGCTGTCGGCCAGAAAAGTGAAAGCGTGCGTAAGCAAAAGGAAGGCTTGCTGCCGCCCAAAGAGGCGTTGGAGCAAAAGGACACCGATATCGCCCCCGATGCCTATCAGCCGAAGGGTGTCGATCTCGGCGCTTTCCTGCTGATGCCGAAGATGGAGCTGGATGTCGCCCGCAACAGCAATATCTACGCGACCAATTACGACGCCAAGCACGACATCATCAGCACCTACCGGCCCGAATTAGCCCTGAACTCGCGCTTTGATCGCCACGCAATCAACGCCCTTGCTCGCGTCGAGCGCAAGGAATTCGTCACCTTCGACAAGGAAAGCGTGACCAACGGGTTGGCCCAATTGTCGGGGCGCTACGACGTTACCGACCGCGATGCCCTAAATGCGTCGCTGACTTACACTCATGATCACGAAGATCGCGGCAGCTTCGATGATGCCGGTGGCTTGCGTCCCACAGAATTTCATTATTTGACGCTCAATGGCTCAGGCGCGTTCTCCATCGGAAATCTGACATCCAGTCTGGGCGTCACGGCGGTGAAGCGCGACTGGGAAGATACGCGGACGAGTACGGGGATTACGCCGTCTCATTTTCGAAATCGCAACGAGCTCGATGTGACGTTGCGGGAATCGTATGAATTCATTCCCGGCTATTCCTGGGTCAATGAAGGGACTTTGCTGTGGCGTGCCTATCAGCATGATGCAGATCAGTTCGGCATTGGCCGCGACAGCTCGGGCCTTCGTCTGGGCACCGGTATCGGCCTTGATATATCCGAGTTGGTTCGCGGTGATTTCCTGGCTGGCTATATGAGGCAAAACTACAAGGACGAGAGATTGAGCGATCCTTCGGGCTATTACGTCAAGGCCCGGCTGAATTGGTCTCCGTCGAAGTTGACCACGATCATTCCGACGCTTGAGCGTTCGATCGAGGAAACCACTGCGAACAATGTCTCCGCTTTGATCCGTACCGCGGTGTCGGTCACCGTGCGCCACGAATTGCAGCGAAACCTCATTTTGGGCTCGACCCTCAGCTACAGCCGGGATGAGCAAAAAGGTGGGAATCTGGAGGCTGATACCTATGAAGGTGTCGTCCGTGCCACTTATTTATTCAATCGTAATCTCTATTCCAGCCTTGAGTTGGGTGAAAAGCATAAGTTGACCAACGTGGACGGCAGCGGCTTTAATCAAACCACCGCGATGCTGCGCCTTGGGCTCCAATATTGA